The window GCAAGCTGCGCGCGGGCGACTCCCAGCCGGGCGTGCTCGACGAGCTGTACGGGCGCGAGTACTTCCTGCACGGCGGCCACCCCGAGGACGAGCTGCGCGGCGCCCGGCCCGGCGCGGTGATCGCCCAACGGGACGGCGCGATCTGCCGGGCCACCACGGACGGCGCGGTCTGGATCCCGCAGCTGCGCCCGCGGCGGACGCCCGGCGGGCCGGCCACCTTCAAGCTGCCGGCCGCGACGGTGCTCGCCGACCACCTCCACCGGGTCCGCGAGGTGCCGGTCACCCCGGCCTCGGCGGCCGGCCGGGACACCTGGTCGGAGATCCGCTACCACGAGCGGGAGGACGTCGGTTTCCTCGAATTCTCCTTCGCCGGCGGGGCGATGAGCACCGAGCAGTGCCGCCGGCTGCTGGCCGCCTACCGGGAGGCGGCCGACCGGCCGACCTCGGTGCTGGTGCTCGGCGCGGCCCGGGACTTCTTCTCCAACGGCATCCACCTCAACGTGATCGAGGGGGCGTCGTTCCCGGCGCTGGAGTCCTGGGAGAACATCAACGCGATGGACGACCTGGTCGAGGCCGTGCTGACCACCACCGACAAGCTCACCGTCGCGGCGCTGGCCGGGAACGCGGCCGCCGGCGGCCTGATGCTGGCGATCGCCGCCGACGAGGTCTGGTGCCGCGAGTCGGCCGTGCTCAACCCGCACTACCGGCTGATGGGCCTCTACGGGTCCGAGTACTGGACGTACACGCTGCCCCGGCGGGTCGGCGCCGAGCAGGCGGAGCAGCTGACCACGCAGACGCTGCCGGTGGGCGCGGCCCGGGCCGAGCGGCTCGGCCTGGTGGACCGGAGGGCGGGCGGCGGCGCGGCCGAGTTCCGGGGCTGGGTCGAGCGGGAGGCGGCCGCGCTGGCCGGCTCGCCGGAGCTGACCGGCCGGCTGGTGGAGAAGAAGCGCCGCCGGGCCGAGGACGAGGAGGCGCGGCCGCTGGCCGACCACCGGACGGAGGAGCTGCGGCGGATGCACCGCAACTTCTACCGGGAGGGCGAGCCCTACCACCGGCTGCGGCGCGACTTCGTGCACAAGGTCTGCCCGGTGGCGACGCCGGAGCACCTGACGGGACTGCTCGGCCGACCGGAGTAGCGGGCGGCCGCGGTGCGACCGGCCGGAACGAGGACGGTCCGGTGGGGGCGTCGCGCCGGGGCCGGCGCCCCCACCGGACCGGGCGCTCAGCGCCCGCGGCCGGCCAGCGGGGCGGCCCGGCCGATCAGCACCGGCTGCGCGTTGAGGGTGCCCCGGCTCGGCGAGACCGCGAAGGCCAGCGAGCCGAAGAAGATGTAGCAGCCCA of the Kitasatospora sp. NBC_01246 genome contains:
- a CDS encoding hydrogenase maturation protein; translation: MRVLLIATAFNSLTQRVHTELRERGHEVAVQLALGDEPVRAAVARTDPELIICPMLTKAIPEDVWSTRTVLIVHPGPKGDRGPSSLDWAITEGAERWGVTVLQAVEEMDAGDIWASVDFPVRACGKSELYRGEVADAAVEAVLLAVSRFEGGLFTPEPLDYDRPDVGGRLRPFLKQEARRIDWEADDTATVLRKLRAGDSQPGVLDELYGREYFLHGGHPEDELRGARPGAVIAQRDGAICRATTDGAVWIPQLRPRRTPGGPATFKLPAATVLADHLHRVREVPVTPASAAGRDTWSEIRYHEREDVGFLEFSFAGGAMSTEQCRRLLAAYREAADRPTSVLVLGAARDFFSNGIHLNVIEGASFPALESWENINAMDDLVEAVLTTTDKLTVAALAGNAAAGGLMLAIAADEVWCRESAVLNPHYRLMGLYGSEYWTYTLPRRVGAEQAEQLTTQTLPVGAARAERLGLVDRRAGGGAAEFRGWVEREAAALAGSPELTGRLVEKKRRRAEDEEARPLADHRTEELRRMHRNFYREGEPYHRLRRDFVHKVCPVATPEHLTGLLGRPE